ACGACGGACAGGAGGATGACCGTCGGCAGAATGGCCTTTGGTGTTGTCACGGGAATTTCACCGCGAATGGAAGTCTTGTCAGGCATGGGATGTAGGCCGGGTCCCCCGACCCGGCGTCGTGTTGGTTTCGCCCGGTAAGGGTACCGGGCCTACATGCGTAATCCGCGGTTTCGCCCGATGAGGCATTGGGCCTACATTTCGGGTCCGGTTGTAGGCCGTGTGCCCCCCACACGGCGTCGTATTAGTTTCGCCCGTTGTAGGCCGTGTGCCCTCACACGGCGCCGCGTTGGTTTCGCCCGGTAAAGGGACCGGGCCTACATCGTCGGGCCGTCGCGCAACTTTTTGGGACCGGCCTCTTCGTAAACGATTTCACCGCTGAAGGGCCAATCCTCGGGCCGGGCCGCCAATCCGGCGCGCACCGGATTCAGGTAAATGTATTCCCATTTCTCGGCCTCGCTTTCACGGCTGCGCAAAGTGTGGTCGAAATAACCTGCCTGCCAGCGAACGGTCCGGCTGCCGACGACCGCTTTCAGTGCCTTCACCCAATGCCCAAGGGTTACCGTCGGTTCGCCTTGCGCAACGAGCAGGTGCAGATGGTCCGGCATCA
Above is a window of Candidatus Angelobacter sp. DNA encoding:
- a CDS encoding transposase, producing MKTEPRKPPRRLRRLKFVWAGNGRARYFLTLCTERRLKVLANDLIHEQLTEFLLDSPQRYQWWPRRYVLMPDHLHLLVAQGEPTVTLGHWVKALKAVVGSRTVRWQAGYFDHTLRSRESEAEKWEYIYLNPVRAGLAARPEDWPFSGEIVYEEAGPKKLRDGPTM